The Planctomicrobium piriforme genome segment GAACTCTTTACGCCGCAGCCCAGCACCCGTTTGTTGTTCTCTTTGAGTTTCGAGACCAGCGGCGAGAAATCGCTGTCGCCGGAGAGCAGGGCGAAGACATCAATGTGCTGCTTGGAATAACACAGGTCGAGCGCATCGACCACCATGCGAATGTCGGCGCTGTTTTTACCGCTCATTCTGGTCTGGGGAATGTCGATCAGTTCGACTCCCTGCCCGTGAAACTCGCGGACGGAATCTTGATACCGGTTCCAGTCGCAATAGGCCCGTTTGAAGACGATGCGGCCTTTTTCGAGCAGGCGTTTCAGGATCAGTCCGATCTGGAACTTGCCTGCGTGCATGTCGCGCACGCCGATGGCCAGATTTTCGAAATCGATGAAGACGGCGATCAGCGGTTCAACAGACATGGCAGGCTTTCATTCTCCCGGCCATCTTAGCTGCGCTTCCCGGAAGGGGCAAAGTGACT includes the following:
- a CDS encoding NYN domain-containing protein, which produces MSVEPLIAVFIDFENLAIGVRDMHAGKFQIGLILKRLLEKGRIVFKRAYCDWNRYQDSVREFHGQGVELIDIPQTRMSGKNSADIRMVVDALDLCYSKQHIDVFALLSGDSDFSPLVSKLKENNKRVLGCGVKSSTSDLLIGNCDEFLYYDDLIRQAEKRPPKKQKSEGGDGKQEAIDRVLEVLKSLEQDYDNVWGSMLKQAIRRVYPGFNEGYYGYSGFSDLLKDLQNRQFIELEYEQGSRGNYKVRQIQG